In Idiomarina sp. PL1-037, a single genomic region encodes these proteins:
- the recG gene encoding ATP-dependent DNA helicase RecG, translating into MAVKGLQHIPLTVLKGVGEKVAIKLRKLGLASISDALLHLPLRYEDRTQVSDVANLRAGVATNVLVTVRHADIKYGRKRMLICQASDETGSISLRFFQFSAAQLKQFSQGTHLLAFGEVRRGMTGWEMIHPEYRVVKAGEPLTMQETLTPVYPMTEGVTQGLLRKIIEQALTYLQPGSVPELLPENLRPHQLSLEQAILTLHRPPIDVPLALLEQGEHPAQQRLASEELIAHQLSLLQLRQSRQAQAGFTIKGNGALQEAFLKQLPFSPTGAQARVVKEITSDMSLGQPMMRLVQGDVGSGKTLVAALSALAAIEAGYQVALMAPTELLSEQHAITFSQWLMPLGINIGWLSGKSKGKARRELLTQLKQGDIHLLVGTHALFQADVEYQRLALVIIDEQHRFGVHQRLQLREKGVQAGVHPHQLIMTATPIPRTLAMTAYADLATSVIDELPPGRTPVTTVAIPDTRREQIVERVREVCATEGRQAYWVCTLIEESDVLECQAAEDTANDLQEQLPGLSIGLVHGRLKHEQKEQVMQAFKAGDIDLLVATTVIEVGVDVPNASLMIIENPERLGLAQLHQLRGRVGRGSVASHCVLLYHSPLSQTAQQRLGVLRESNDGFVIAQRDLEIRGPGELLGHRQTGLAELKVADLERDEALIPEAQNIAQHVLEYYPQSAEALIERWLPRRDHYAQV; encoded by the coding sequence GTGGCGGTAAAAGGGCTGCAGCACATTCCACTAACGGTACTGAAAGGCGTGGGCGAAAAGGTTGCGATTAAGCTGCGCAAGCTGGGCTTAGCCTCTATCAGTGATGCACTGTTGCATCTGCCGCTTCGGTACGAGGACCGTACCCAGGTCAGTGACGTTGCAAATTTGCGTGCGGGTGTGGCGACCAATGTTCTGGTGACTGTACGGCACGCTGACATCAAGTACGGTCGTAAGCGCATGCTGATTTGTCAGGCCAGTGACGAAACGGGCAGTATCAGTCTGCGCTTTTTTCAATTCAGCGCCGCTCAGTTAAAACAATTTTCTCAGGGCACCCATTTATTAGCTTTTGGTGAAGTGCGCCGTGGCATGACGGGCTGGGAGATGATCCACCCGGAATACCGAGTGGTCAAAGCGGGGGAGCCATTGACTATGCAGGAGACCCTGACACCGGTCTACCCAATGACAGAAGGTGTGACTCAAGGGTTATTGCGTAAAATCATCGAGCAGGCACTAACTTACCTTCAGCCCGGCTCTGTACCCGAGCTTTTGCCGGAAAACTTAAGGCCTCATCAACTTTCTCTGGAGCAGGCCATTCTGACTCTGCACCGGCCACCGATAGATGTTCCTCTGGCCCTACTGGAGCAAGGGGAGCATCCGGCGCAGCAGCGGCTGGCATCGGAAGAACTGATTGCGCATCAGTTAAGTTTATTGCAATTGAGACAGTCCCGGCAGGCTCAGGCAGGCTTTACTATAAAAGGCAATGGTGCGTTACAAGAGGCATTTTTAAAACAGTTGCCGTTTTCACCCACTGGCGCGCAGGCAAGAGTGGTGAAAGAAATTACCAGCGATATGTCACTAGGCCAACCAATGATGCGACTAGTGCAGGGAGACGTTGGCTCGGGTAAAACACTGGTCGCTGCGCTCAGTGCCCTGGCCGCGATTGAAGCCGGATACCAGGTGGCTTTAATGGCGCCGACCGAGCTTCTGTCTGAGCAGCACGCCATTACTTTTAGCCAGTGGCTGATGCCGCTGGGCATTAATATCGGTTGGTTGAGCGGCAAGTCGAAAGGTAAGGCCCGTCGGGAGCTACTGACTCAGTTAAAGCAAGGGGATATCCACTTACTGGTTGGCACCCATGCGTTGTTTCAGGCGGATGTTGAATATCAGCGTCTGGCATTGGTTATTATTGACGAACAGCACCGTTTTGGTGTGCACCAACGGCTACAATTACGCGAAAAAGGCGTTCAGGCGGGTGTGCACCCTCATCAGTTGATTATGACCGCAACACCCATCCCGAGAACTTTGGCTATGACGGCCTATGCCGATCTTGCCACCTCGGTAATTGATGAACTACCACCCGGTCGCACACCCGTTACCACGGTCGCCATTCCGGATACCCGAAGGGAGCAAATTGTCGAGCGTGTGCGAGAGGTCTGTGCAACTGAAGGCCGTCAGGCGTATTGGGTCTGTACACTTATTGAAGAGTCCGATGTACTTGAATGTCAGGCGGCAGAAGACACCGCCAATGACTTGCAGGAGCAGCTACCGGGCTTAAGTATTGGATTGGTGCATGGCCGGCTCAAGCACGAACAGAAAGAACAGGTCATGCAGGCGTTTAAAGCGGGTGATATTGACCTATTAGTCGCAACGACGGTCATAGAGGTTGGAGTGGATGTTCCCAACGCGTCACTTATGATCATTGAAAATCCGGAGCGGCTGGGCTTAGCTCAGTTACACCAGTTGCGAGGCCGGGTTGGCCGGGGCTCGGTAGCCAGCCATTGCGTGCTGTTGTATCACAGTCCGTTATCGCAAACAGCGCAACAGCGTCTGGGTGTTTTACGCGAAAGTAACGACGGTTTCGTGATTGCGCAGCGCGATCTGGAAATTCGTGGGCCGGGTGAATTGCTGGGTCATCGGCAGACCGGGTTAGCGGAATTAAAAGTGGCCGACTTAGAGCGCGATGAAGCGTTAATACCAGAAGCCCAAAATATTGCTCAGCACGTATTAGAGTATTATCCGCAAAGCGCAGAAGCGCTAATTGAACGTTGGTTACCGCGTCGTGATCACTATGCTCAGGTGTGA
- a CDS encoding EAL and HDOD domain-containing protein, with translation MSYSYIARQPILTRDQKVFGYELLFRNSTENSFPNIDPNEATSKLLLQQHLLGNIQTLCMGKQAFINFHARTLLNDFPSFLNARTVWVELLETVGVDAPLLEACNATRAKGYRIALDDHDFAGQWEPLIPMINMVKVDIQEQGLELDEKIRFFKQKGVPLLAERVETRDEFERCLELGFDYFQGFFFEKPQIVRQKSLSPNHISMLSLLSEAHKKELDLDAIRQAIEHDLSLTYSLLKLVNSALHGGRKKIENIQHALVYLGTTEIRRFVTLVVLANVAAGQPEELTIKSVTRARFMELVTVEVLSEKHHSSAFLTGMLSLLDIILGLSMNDVLKQLPLSKDITKALKAREGVWGYLLQMTELYERGEWDALDKHPLKQKLNGTDIGQLYIDASQWCRLALF, from the coding sequence ATGTCGTACTCCTACATTGCACGACAACCTATTTTAACCAGAGACCAAAAGGTTTTTGGTTACGAACTGCTATTCCGCAACAGCACTGAAAACAGCTTCCCGAATATTGATCCTAACGAAGCCACTTCTAAACTGCTTTTGCAGCAGCATTTACTGGGCAATATTCAAACGCTTTGTATGGGAAAGCAGGCGTTTATCAATTTTCATGCTCGTACCTTGCTAAATGACTTCCCTTCCTTTCTCAACGCCCGCACCGTTTGGGTAGAGCTGCTGGAAACCGTAGGCGTTGATGCGCCTTTACTGGAAGCATGCAATGCCACTCGCGCAAAAGGTTACCGAATTGCATTGGATGATCATGATTTTGCCGGGCAATGGGAGCCTCTCATTCCCATGATCAACATGGTGAAAGTTGATATCCAGGAGCAAGGTTTAGAGCTTGACGAAAAAATTCGCTTCTTTAAGCAAAAGGGCGTTCCACTGCTCGCGGAGCGGGTTGAAACCCGTGACGAGTTCGAACGTTGCCTGGAGTTAGGCTTTGATTATTTTCAGGGTTTTTTCTTCGAGAAACCCCAAATAGTCCGGCAAAAATCTCTTTCGCCTAACCACATTAGTATGCTGTCATTGTTATCTGAAGCGCATAAGAAAGAGCTCGACTTAGATGCCATACGACAAGCGATTGAGCATGACCTATCACTCACTTATAGCTTACTTAAACTGGTGAACAGCGCTCTCCACGGCGGGCGCAAAAAGATTGAGAATATTCAGCATGCCCTGGTCTATTTGGGTACTACCGAAATTCGTCGTTTTGTTACGCTTGTGGTGTTAGCCAACGTAGCTGCAGGGCAACCCGAAGAACTCACTATAAAATCGGTTACCCGCGCCCGATTCATGGAGTTAGTCACCGTTGAAGTTCTGAGTGAGAAACATCATTCCAGTGCCTTTTTAACGGGTATGCTGTCTTTATTGGATATTATACTGGGACTGTCGATGAACGATGTGCTTAAACAGCTTCCGCTTTCTAAAGACATTACCAAAGCGTTGAAAGCCCGCGAGGGTGTGTGGGGGTATCTGCTGCAAATGACAGAGCTTTATGAGCGCGGCGAGTGGGACGCTCTGGATAAACACCCGCTAAAACAAAAACTGAACGGCACGGACATTGGCCAGCTTTATATCGATGCCAGCCAATGGTGCCGTTTAGCCTTGTTCTAA
- a CDS encoding Na+/H+ antiporter NhaC family protein, with protein sequence MTNASPQPASAKALLPLALFLILFLGTGLYFQSEGVEYAFYQLPSPVAILPAIVLGILLSKQAFEERIDTFVGGVGDNNIITMCLIYLLAGAFSTVAEATGGVDAMVALGLNVIPASFLLPGLFIIAGVISTAMGTSMGTLAALAPVVLGIGEATDISLPLLAGVLVSGAMFGDNLSIISDTTIAATRTQGCTMRDKFRANLKIAIPAAIFTVIWLVTYDTSQVPLEIPEANLWLSLPYFIIIVLAVMGLNVFAVLGLGIVLAAAFGMFTVDYEWVAFSQDIYEGFGSMQEIFLLSLLIGGLSALIRQQGGLAFLARFVESAANKVSKHKQRASAIGVAALTALTNFCVANNTVSILLAGEVSKRLAKVGNLAPRQSASLLDIFACVVQGALPYGAQALLMGASFKISPLSVSLHTGYCFILAAVAIAIIIWRRPLEDREPTPETA encoded by the coding sequence ATGACTAATGCTTCGCCACAACCGGCTAGCGCTAAAGCGCTGTTACCTCTGGCTTTATTCTTGATCCTGTTCTTAGGAACCGGATTGTATTTTCAAAGCGAAGGGGTTGAGTACGCGTTTTACCAATTACCCAGCCCGGTTGCAATTCTGCCGGCAATAGTCCTTGGCATTTTGCTGAGTAAGCAGGCATTTGAAGAGCGCATTGACACCTTCGTTGGTGGTGTTGGCGACAATAACATCATAACCATGTGCCTTATTTACTTGCTGGCGGGTGCGTTTTCGACGGTGGCAGAAGCAACCGGCGGCGTCGATGCTATGGTGGCACTGGGACTAAATGTTATTCCGGCTTCTTTCCTGCTGCCCGGCTTGTTTATTATTGCCGGGGTTATCTCTACCGCCATGGGCACCTCTATGGGAACACTGGCAGCGCTTGCTCCAGTGGTTCTGGGCATTGGTGAAGCAACCGATATTAGCTTACCGCTGCTGGCGGGGGTACTTGTTAGTGGTGCCATGTTTGGTGATAACTTGTCCATCATTTCAGACACCACCATTGCCGCAACTCGTACACAAGGCTGTACCATGCGGGACAAATTTCGTGCGAACTTAAAAATTGCGATACCCGCCGCTATCTTTACCGTCATTTGGTTAGTGACATACGATACCAGCCAGGTGCCTTTAGAAATTCCGGAGGCCAATCTGTGGCTGTCACTGCCTTATTTCATCATTATTGTTTTAGCCGTTATGGGGCTTAATGTTTTCGCCGTACTCGGACTTGGAATAGTCTTAGCCGCCGCTTTTGGTATGTTCACTGTCGACTACGAATGGGTAGCTTTTAGTCAGGATATCTACGAAGGTTTTGGCAGTATGCAGGAAATCTTCCTGCTGTCGCTGCTCATTGGTGGCTTGTCGGCGTTAATTCGCCAGCAAGGGGGGCTGGCCTTCTTAGCCCGCTTTGTCGAAAGCGCAGCGAATAAAGTCAGCAAACACAAGCAGCGGGCATCAGCTATTGGCGTTGCTGCACTGACCGCTCTAACCAATTTCTGCGTTGCCAACAACACCGTCAGCATTTTATTGGCTGGCGAAGTCAGTAAGCGCCTGGCCAAAGTGGGCAATTTAGCACCACGCCAGAGCGCCAGCTTATTGGATATTTTTGCCTGCGTCGTTCAGGGAGCCTTGCCTTACGGGGCGCAGGCATTGTTGATGGGAGCCAGTTTTAAAATCTCGCCGCTATCGGTCAGTTTGCATACGGGGTATTGCTTTATTCTGGCAGCCGTGGCTATTGCCATTATCATCTGGCGCCGCCCTCTGGAAGACAGAGAGCCGACACCGGAAACCGCCTAA
- the gmk gene encoding guanylate kinase has translation MTASPVLGNLFIIAAPSGAGKSSLIRALLEKHPDQSMQVSVSSTTRAPRPGEVQGVHYHFLSTEEFEQRIDAGEFYEWACVFGNYYGTSRKVVESLLAKGKDVFLDIDWQGAQQVREHHPEVRSVFIVPPSLEILEERLRFRGQDSDEVIAERMAKAQAEMSHYHEFDYLLVNDDFDNSLASLEHIVLAQRQKMPHQQIRYSSVLKELLG, from the coding sequence ATGACCGCGTCTCCGGTGTTAGGGAATTTGTTTATCATTGCGGCCCCTAGTGGCGCAGGGAAGTCGAGCCTGATTCGGGCTTTGTTGGAAAAGCATCCTGATCAGTCCATGCAGGTGTCTGTGTCATCCACCACGCGTGCTCCGCGCCCGGGAGAAGTTCAGGGTGTCCATTACCACTTCCTCAGTACTGAAGAATTTGAACAACGTATTGATGCCGGTGAGTTTTACGAGTGGGCGTGTGTGTTTGGTAATTACTATGGTACCTCCCGCAAAGTCGTAGAGTCTTTGTTAGCAAAAGGCAAAGACGTCTTCCTGGATATTGACTGGCAGGGCGCTCAGCAAGTTCGTGAGCATCACCCGGAAGTGCGTTCGGTTTTTATTGTTCCGCCCAGCCTGGAAATTCTGGAGGAACGTTTGCGTTTTCGCGGACAGGATTCCGACGAAGTTATTGCCGAGCGCATGGCAAAAGCTCAGGCAGAAATGTCGCATTATCATGAGTTTGACTACCTATTGGTAAATGATGATTTTGACAACAGCCTGGCATCGCTGGAGCATATCGTTTTAGCTCAGCGACAAAAAATGCCGCATCAGCAAATAAGATATTCAAGCGTATTGAAGGAATTGCTTGGATAA
- the rpoZ gene encoding DNA-directed RNA polymerase subunit omega yields the protein MARVTVEDAVDRVGNRFDLILLASRRARQLANGKEPLVETKNEKPTVIALREIEQGLIDNERLDIEDQAAQKQQDAEELRAVDALRGIE from the coding sequence ATGGCTCGCGTAACTGTAGAAGATGCTGTAGACCGTGTTGGTAACCGTTTTGATTTGATTTTGTTAGCCTCACGCCGCGCGCGTCAGTTGGCCAATGGTAAAGAGCCATTAGTTGAAACAAAAAACGAAAAACCAACTGTTATTGCTTTGCGTGAAATAGAGCAAGGCCTTATCGACAACGAACGCCTTGATATTGAAGATCAGGCGGCTCAAAAGCAGCAAGATGCTGAAGAACTGCGTGCGGTAGATGCGCTGCGCGGTATTGAATAA
- a CDS encoding bifunctional GNAT family N-acetyltransferase/carbon-nitrogen hydrolase family protein gives MSPDELHLQIRNLRLKDYEQLKELMDAVYTDIGGSWSQFTIEKLIKDFSEGQFCLEDNGRIVGVALTVKVAYTKFSNPHAYDDLIGHREAILNNKKGDALYGLDVLIHPEYRGYRLGRRLYDARKELCRQANLRAILAGGRIVNYHKYANELTPSQYLDKVQRREIYDPILTFQLANDFSVKRLLGKYLPEDKKSCGFATLLEWNNFLYEPSDNILTTRIQNVRVGAVQWQMRSVTSVEELLKQVEYFVDALSGYQSDFAVFPEFFNAPLMGLTDQSQQMDAIRFLAGYTDLFKREMSQMAVSYNVNIITGSMPVQDGDSIYNVSYLCRRDGSVEEQYKLHITPHEKRDWVIEGGNEVKVFDTDAGRIGILICYDVEFPELGRIMADEGLEILFVPFWTDTRNAYLRVRHCAQARAVENECYVVICGSVGNLPEVESLDVQYAQSAVFSPSDFAFPHDAIMSETTPNTEMLMFSDLNLDELRYLHHEGSVTNKKDRRTDIYEVSRKRMS, from the coding sequence ATGAGCCCCGATGAACTGCATTTGCAAATACGAAATTTGCGGCTGAAAGATTACGAACAGTTAAAAGAATTAATGGATGCTGTCTACACAGACATAGGCGGCTCCTGGAGCCAATTCACCATAGAAAAGTTGATAAAAGATTTTTCCGAAGGTCAGTTTTGTCTGGAGGATAATGGTCGCATTGTCGGTGTAGCCTTAACGGTTAAGGTGGCCTACACCAAGTTTTCTAATCCTCACGCCTATGACGACTTAATTGGTCACAGAGAGGCGATTCTTAATAATAAAAAAGGTGACGCGCTCTATGGGCTGGATGTATTAATTCACCCGGAGTATCGCGGTTACCGTCTGGGACGCCGCTTGTACGATGCACGTAAAGAATTGTGTCGGCAGGCGAACCTGCGCGCTATTCTGGCTGGTGGTCGTATTGTCAATTACCACAAATATGCAAATGAACTGACGCCAAGTCAGTATCTGGATAAAGTGCAGCGGCGTGAGATTTATGACCCCATTCTGACCTTTCAACTGGCGAATGACTTTAGTGTAAAACGCCTATTGGGCAAGTATCTCCCGGAAGATAAGAAATCTTGCGGCTTTGCGACTTTACTGGAGTGGAATAACTTTTTGTACGAGCCTTCAGACAACATTCTGACAACCCGTATTCAAAATGTTCGTGTGGGCGCTGTGCAGTGGCAAATGCGCTCGGTGACGTCGGTAGAAGAACTGCTGAAGCAAGTGGAATACTTTGTTGATGCTCTGTCGGGTTACCAAAGTGATTTTGCCGTGTTTCCTGAGTTTTTCAATGCGCCGTTAATGGGACTCACTGACCAGAGCCAGCAAATGGATGCGATTCGCTTTCTGGCTGGGTACACCGATTTGTTTAAGCGTGAAATGTCGCAAATGGCAGTTAGCTATAACGTCAATATTATTACTGGATCGATGCCGGTGCAGGACGGAGATAGTATTTATAACGTCTCGTATTTGTGTCGTCGCGATGGTTCTGTAGAAGAGCAGTACAAACTCCATATTACTCCGCACGAAAAGCGTGATTGGGTTATTGAAGGCGGCAACGAAGTCAAAGTGTTCGATACTGATGCCGGACGCATTGGTATTTTAATTTGCTATGACGTGGAGTTCCCTGAATTGGGGCGCATAATGGCAGACGAAGGATTAGAAATTCTGTTTGTACCGTTCTGGACAGATACGCGTAATGCCTATCTGCGTGTACGACATTGCGCTCAGGCTCGTGCGGTAGAAAACGAGTGTTATGTCGTGATTTGCGGCAGTGTCGGTAACTTGCCTGAAGTGGAAAGTCTGGATGTGCAATATGCGCAATCGGCAGTATTTTCTCCGTCGGACTTTGCTTTCCCGCACGACGCAATCATGTCGGAAACCACGCCAAACACGGAAATGCTAATGTTCTCAGACTTAAATCTGGATGAGCTGCGTTATTTGCACCATGAAGGCTCGGTGACGAATAAAAAAGATCGTCGTACGGATATCTACGAAGTGTCACGTAAACGGATGAGCTAG
- the trmH gene encoding tRNA (guanosine(18)-2'-O)-methyltransferase TrmH produces the protein MSPERYQRINQMLDKRQPDLTVVMENVHKNHNLSAVVRSADAIGVHEMHAIWLTKKARLSGGTALGSQNWVKIHNHKSVGEALEAIHGQGMQVVVTHLSEHSVDFREVDYTKPTAILLGQEKYGVTDEALDIADHHVMIPMVGMVQSLNVSVAGAVMLYEAQRQRELAGLYDKAHVSAEERHRILFEGGHPIYAKACKRKNMPYPELDENGQIVADEAWWLAMRAR, from the coding sequence ATGAGTCCTGAACGATATCAACGAATTAACCAAATGTTAGACAAACGTCAGCCAGATCTGACCGTTGTCATGGAAAACGTGCATAAAAACCATAATTTATCTGCGGTTGTTCGCTCAGCAGACGCGATAGGCGTACATGAAATGCACGCGATATGGCTGACCAAAAAGGCGCGTTTGTCGGGTGGTACCGCACTGGGCAGCCAAAACTGGGTGAAAATCCACAATCATAAATCCGTTGGTGAAGCGCTTGAGGCAATTCATGGACAAGGCATGCAAGTTGTAGTGACTCACCTTTCGGAACATTCGGTGGATTTTCGTGAAGTGGACTACACCAAACCAACCGCTATTCTGCTGGGGCAGGAAAAATACGGGGTCACCGACGAAGCTTTGGATATTGCTGATCATCACGTAATGATTCCTATGGTAGGCATGGTACAGTCACTGAATGTCTCTGTGGCTGGCGCGGTGATGTTGTATGAAGCGCAGCGTCAGCGTGAACTGGCCGGGTTGTACGATAAAGCGCATGTGAGTGCCGAAGAACGACACCGGATACTGTTTGAAGGTGGTCATCCGATTTATGCTAAGGCGTGTAAACGTAAGAATATGCCTTACCCGGAGCTGGATGAAAACGGACAAATTGTCGCTGATGAAGCCTGGTGGCTGGCGATGCGCGCAAGATAA
- the spoT gene encoding bifunctional GTP diphosphokinase/guanosine-3',5'-bis pyrophosphate 3'-pyrophosphohydrolase, producing the protein MYLFEGLKAQVSEYLPSEQVERIRDAFVVANEAHSSQKRSSGEPYITHPVAVASLLADMRLDCETLMAALLHDVIEDTETSREDLAERFGATVASLVEGVSKLDKLQFNSKEEAQAENYRKMIMAMVQDIRVILIKLADRTHNMRTIQHLRPDKRRRIARETLEIYAPLAHRLGMHDIKNELEQLGFWALYPWRGKLLESEVRRARGNRREFTERVQSEISSRLDGNNIQARVSGREKHLHSIYRKMQAKEVKFEQVMDIYAFRVIVDSVDTCYRVLGALHNLYKPIETRFKDYIAIPKSNGYQSLHTSLKGPHGVPVEIQIRTEEMDLMADRGVAAHWMYKQSDDSSTTAQVRARKWMQSLLELQQSAGNSFEFIESVKSDLFPDEIYVFSPDGRITELPQGATAVDFAYAVHTDVGNTCIGARVNHRTYSLSKPLETGQTVEIKTAPNSRPNIAWLNFVVTGKARAKIRQYLKSQEADEAQQLGERLLRSALGQVSYDEIPESEFNRVLRETKIDSRGSLLKQIGLGNMMSVAIAKRLLGDLQPIKDDNASQKSLSIKGAEGLLVSFAKCCRPIPGDDIIAHVSPGKGLVIHRRECKNVRGHEDDPGRYFPVEWDNKPEAEFISEIRIEIVNNQGVLAKLTSAIATTGCNIDGLQTEEIDANIYFIDVALTIKNRKHLADVIRHIRKMPDVQRVTRLRK; encoded by the coding sequence GTGTACTTATTTGAAGGCTTAAAGGCTCAGGTTAGTGAGTATCTTCCGTCCGAGCAGGTGGAACGTATTCGTGATGCCTTTGTTGTAGCAAACGAAGCCCACAGTTCGCAAAAACGCAGCAGCGGTGAGCCTTACATTACGCACCCGGTTGCGGTTGCAAGCCTGCTTGCCGACATGAGACTGGATTGCGAAACCTTAATGGCGGCTTTACTCCATGACGTTATTGAAGATACTGAAACCAGCCGGGAAGATCTGGCCGAGCGTTTTGGGGCAACCGTTGCCAGTTTAGTGGAGGGCGTGTCTAAACTGGATAAGTTGCAGTTTAACTCTAAAGAAGAAGCCCAGGCCGAAAACTATCGCAAGATGATTATGGCGATGGTGCAGGATATTCGGGTTATTCTGATTAAACTGGCTGATCGTACTCATAATATGCGCACCATTCAGCATCTGCGCCCCGATAAACGCCGCCGTATTGCCCGTGAAACTTTAGAAATTTATGCTCCGTTGGCACACCGGCTGGGTATGCACGATATTAAAAATGAACTGGAGCAACTGGGCTTCTGGGCGCTGTACCCCTGGCGTGGAAAGTTGCTTGAGTCAGAAGTAAGACGTGCCCGCGGTAACCGTCGCGAGTTTACAGAGCGTGTGCAAAGCGAAATCAGTTCGCGCCTGGACGGTAACAATATTCAGGCGCGGGTATCCGGCCGTGAAAAGCATTTGCACAGTATTTACCGCAAAATGCAGGCTAAAGAAGTGAAGTTTGAACAGGTCATGGACATCTACGCTTTCCGCGTCATTGTGGACAGTGTCGATACCTGTTATCGGGTTCTTGGTGCGTTGCACAATTTGTATAAACCCATTGAAACGCGGTTTAAAGACTACATTGCTATTCCGAAGTCGAACGGTTACCAGTCGTTGCATACCTCTTTAAAAGGTCCGCACGGGGTGCCGGTAGAAATTCAGATTCGTACCGAAGAGATGGATTTGATGGCCGACCGCGGTGTCGCCGCGCATTGGATGTACAAACAATCGGACGACTCCAGTACCACGGCTCAGGTGCGTGCACGTAAGTGGATGCAAAGCTTGTTAGAGTTGCAACAAAGTGCCGGTAACTCCTTTGAATTTATTGAAAGCGTAAAGTCCGATTTATTCCCCGATGAAATATACGTTTTCAGTCCGGATGGCCGGATTACCGAATTGCCTCAAGGCGCTACGGCAGTAGATTTTGCTTACGCGGTTCATACCGACGTTGGTAACACCTGTATTGGTGCAAGAGTTAACCATCGTACCTATTCATTGAGTAAACCGCTGGAAACCGGGCAAACGGTTGAAATAAAAACAGCACCTAACTCGCGGCCGAACATTGCCTGGCTAAACTTTGTGGTAACGGGTAAAGCCCGGGCGAAAATTCGCCAGTACCTGAAAAGTCAGGAAGCTGATGAAGCGCAACAATTGGGTGAGCGCTTACTTCGGTCAGCGCTCGGGCAAGTCAGTTATGACGAAATTCCAGAGTCGGAATTTAACCGGGTGCTGCGCGAAACGAAAATTGATAGTCGCGGAAGTTTGCTGAAACAAATTGGCCTGGGCAATATGATGTCGGTGGCCATTGCGAAGCGTCTATTAGGCGACTTACAGCCGATAAAAGATGACAACGCCTCACAGAAAAGCCTTTCAATTAAAGGCGCCGAAGGTCTACTCGTCAGTTTTGCCAAATGCTGCCGGCCTATCCCGGGTGACGACATCATTGCCCACGTGAGTCCGGGTAAAGGTTTGGTCATTCATCGTCGTGAGTGTAAAAACGTTCGCGGCCACGAAGATGACCCGGGGCGCTACTTCCCGGTCGAGTGGGATAACAAACCTGAAGCTGAGTTTATTTCTGAAATTCGTATCGAAATTGTCAATAACCAGGGTGTTCTGGCTAAATTAACATCGGCTATAGCCACTACTGGCTGTAATATTGATGGTCTGCAGACCGAAGAAATTGACGCCAACATCTATTTCATTGATGTGGCTTTAACCATAAAAAACCGTAAGCATTTAGCGGATGTGATCCGTCATATTCGTAAAATGCCGGATGTTCAGCGCGTGACGCGCTTAAGGAAGTAA
- a CDS encoding RidA family protein, with translation MSKVIISTDKAPAAIGTYSQAVKIGTTVYLSGQIPLVPESMELVSEDFTAQAEQVFKNLTAVCEASGGELQDMIKVQIYLTDLGQFAIVNEVMAKHFRQPYPARAAIGVKQLPKGAQIEIDGIMELPSTN, from the coding sequence ATGTCTAAAGTGATTATTTCAACGGATAAAGCGCCCGCTGCTATTGGCACTTATTCACAAGCGGTAAAAATTGGTACTACCGTTTATCTTTCCGGACAGATTCCTCTGGTTCCTGAAAGTATGGAGCTTGTTAGTGAAGACTTTACTGCTCAGGCCGAGCAGGTGTTTAAAAACCTGACGGCTGTTTGTGAGGCATCCGGCGGCGAACTGCAAGACATGATAAAGGTACAGATTTACCTGACCGATCTGGGGCAGTTCGCTATTGTGAATGAAGTGATGGCTAAGCACTTCAGACAGCCGTATCCGGCTCGCGCGGCTATCGGCGTAAAACAATTACCGAAAGGCGCGCAAATTGAAATTGACGGTATTATGGAGCTGCCGAGTACCAACTAA